Sequence from the Candidatus Eisenbacteria bacterium genome:
AAGCAGCACCGGCTCCCGCGTCAAATAGGCGCTCGCGGCGTAGAGCTCCTCACCGATCAGCGTGTAATCGCAGGTCGCGACGAAGAACGGAAGCTGGGTGGGATCCGCTTGGCCGGCGATCTGGATCGCGCCCACGGATTGACCCGTCTCGGCGAGGATCAGGGACTCCGCGTAAAAGTAGCCGATGAGGAAGATCGCGGCGGGCCTCTCCCGGATCATCCTCGCGGAGACCGCCGCCGTGAAGGCGAACTGGTCGTAGGTGACGTAGTTGACCATCTCCTCGCGGAAAAGGTCCGGCCTTCCTTCCGCCAGATACGCCCCGCGGACCGCCTCGAGCGCGGAAGCGAAGGTGAGCGGATCCTTGTTCGGGACGTCCAGGTCGGCGCCGTACCGCGCGGTCGCGCGCGCCACGTTCCCCAGGATCGCGATCGAGGCCACACTCTGGATGTCGTCCATGCTTGCGCTGCCGGGGATGTACATCACCTTCTTCCCGATCTCGGTCGCGCGCCCGATCGCTTCGTCGAGAGCGTTCAGCCCCGCGATTTTCCGGATGAAGATGTTCTTCCCGGACCGGGCCACGCCGATCGAGCCCAGGATGATCCCGATGAAGAGGACCACCGCGATCAGCGAGTTCGTCCGCTCAGAGCGAAACCAGTCGTCGTGCGAGGCCGCCGGATCGCTCACCACGGGCGGGCCCACGGCCCCGGCGATGCCCGAGGAATCGGCGGTCGCGGCCGAGCGGACGCGGATTTCGTATCGGTAGACGTTCCCGTCGCGGGCCGTGGTGTCGACATGGCGGCCGACTCCGGGCTTCACCTCCGCCACCTCGGTCCATTCGTCCGCCGGCGGCTGTGCGCGGCGGATCTCGACCATGGCGTCGGCGGGCAGGCCGGGCGGATCCTGCCACGTCAGGAGGATCGCGTCCCCCGAGTCACCGGGGCGGTCCACGGCGGTAAAGGAGAGCGGCGCTGGAATCTCGGGGGGCGCCGGCGGCAGCGTGCCTGTCGGCGTGGCGGCGGCGTTGGGGGCCGCGACGAGAAGCGCGAGGAGGGATAACCCTGCCGCCAATCTCACAACCGCGGAGCCTAGGTGAGTCTTCCCGCGGGTGTCAACGAGGTTTTCGCCCGCGAAGCCTCATGATCGGCCACACATAGACCGAGAGAGCGGGCCAGCGCGAGCAGAAGAACCGGAGGAAGTCCTTGATCCATTGCCTCGGGTGGACCTCGATTCCGCGCGAGAGGAAGGCCGGGAGGATCTCCGGCTCGAGGCCCGCCTCGCGGAACTTGCGCATCATCCAGAACGGGTTCAGCTCCCGCTCCGGGTACTGGCCGTCCCGAGGGTCCCGGTAGCGGAACGCGGGCTCGCGCGCCACGCGCCCCGTCTCGAGGAGTTCCCGGACTCCCGCCTGGATCTCCGACCCCACGAGGCCGCGCGTCCGCCGGGTCGCCTCGAGAAGCTGGTTTGAGGAGAGGTTCGGAAAGTGCTCGCCGATCAGCGCGCGCCGGGCCTCGAAGTAGGGGCCGTCGGGCTCGTGCTCCATCCGCTTCCACCCGCGTCGCCTCCGCGGGCGCGCCGGGAGATAGAGGGAGTTGTTCTCGTCGCTCAGGAAGAAGAGGCCGCCCGGCCGGAGTAGGCGGTGCGCTTCCCGGAGGAATCCCTCCAGGTCGCGCACGTGAGAGATGACGCAGTTCGCCATCACGCCGTCGAACGAGCCGGCGGGAAATTCCATCCCGATTCCGTCGCCGAAGCGCGACTCGAGATTCGTGGCCGGGGGGTCCACCTTCTCGGCCAGGTACGTCCCGACCGCGACCATGTCGCGATCGATCTCGGTCGCGACGACGCGCCGCGCGCCGTAGATCGCCACGAGCAGCGCCTCGAGGCCGAATCCCGCGCCCAGATCGAGGACGTCCTTCCCGTCGCATTCCATGTAATGGAACATCTCCCGGCACTTCTGGAAGATGTGCTCGATCCTCGCCGGATTCCGAATGATGCGGAGATAGGAGTAATACGTGAGGAAATATTCGGGGAATTGCGCGCGGAGGTCCGCGTCGCTCTGCATGAGAATTTCGCGAAGCGACGCCAGTCGCCGCGCGGCGACGTCGGACACTATCCGGCTGACTCGCTCAGGATTCGGGAGCGGCGGATGCCGTGCGCGTTCATCCGATTGTGGAGGTGCTGCCGGCTGACCCCGAGCGCGCGGGCCGCCCGCGAGACATTGGAGTCGCATTGGCGCAGCGCCTCACGGATCGTCTCCGCCTCGACGGCGTCGAGCGTCTCGCGAAGGGTGTGCTGTCCATCCCAGCGCCGGGTGACCGGCGGGCCCAGCCCGAAGAGCGCGGGCTCGATCATCGCGCCGTTGTCGGAGAGCGCGACGGCCCGGGCCATCGCGTTCTCCAGCTCGCGGACGTTGCCCAGCCAGGGATGGCGCAGGAGCAATTCGCGGGATTCCGACGTGAGGCCCCGGATCTCCTTGGTCTGCTGCTTGGCGAAGAACTCGAGGAAGTGCTGCGCGAGGAGAAGCACGTCCTCGCCCCGCTCGCGGAGCGGGGGCAGCGTGATCGGAACGACGTTGAGCCGGTAGAAGAGGTCCTGGCGGAAACGCCCCGCGTCCACCTCCGCTTTGAGATCGCGGTTCGTCGCCGTCACCAGGCGGAAATCGACGCGGCGGGAAACCGTGTCGCCCACGCGGCGGATTTGAGAGTCCTGGAGCACCCTGAGGAGCTTGACCTGGAGCGTGCCGGGCATCTCCCCCACCTCGTCCAGGAAGAGCGTCCCGCCGTCGGCCGCCTCGAAGAGGCCCACCCGATCCTCGGCCGCGCCCGTGAACGCGCCCTTCCGATATCCGAAGAGCTCGCTCTCGAGAAGATTCTCGGGAAGCGCGCCGCAATTGACCGCGATGAAGTTGTTGTCCCGCCTCGGGCCGTTCAAGTGAATCGCCCGAGCGATGAGCTCCTTCCCCGTCCCGGTCTCTCCTTGAATCAGAACCGACACCTGGGACGGGATGACCCGTTCCAGGAGCTCGATCACCCGGAGCATCTTGGGGCTTCGACCCACCAGGAGCCCGTACCGCGACTCCTCTTTCAGCGCCCGGCGCAGGTTGAGATTCTCGATCTCCAGCCGGTTCTTCGAGTCCTTCAGCTGCTCGTGAAGGCGCGCGTTCTCCAGGGCGACCGCAACCTGGGCCGCGAAGCCCTCGAGGATCGCGATGTCTTCCGGCGTGAATTCGTGCGCGATCGAATGCGAGTCGACGTAGAGAACGCCCAGGACCCGGCCCGCGTTCAGGATCGGCAGCGCGACGACGGTGCGGAGCGAGAGCTCGCGGACGCTCTTCCGATCCTGGAAGAGGGACGAGCCGACGGCATCCGGGACCCAGACGGTCTCCCGGCGATGCGCTGCTTCCTCGGCGACGCTCCACGAGATCTGGAATTCCTCGGGAGGGAGCGTCGATTGGTCGCGGCTGCGCGCGATCTCGAAGTGGAGTTTCCCGTCCTCGCGCATGAGCATGAGAAAACCGCGATCGGAGCCGGCGATCTGGACGACAGAATCGACGATGCGGACCAGAAGCTCGTTGAGATCGAGCGTTCCGCTGACTTGACGGCTGGCCTGGAGGACGTGGTTGACGCGCTCGAGATCGGTGGAAGCGCGAGGGCGCGAGGGCGAGCGGGGCTGCGCGAGGAGCTCCCGCTCCCACTGGGTGAGCCCTCGGCTCAACCGCTCCAGTGGATCCAACTCCGGCAGATCCGGCACCGCCGGATCCTTATCGTGGAGAGGATCTGAGGACTGCGACATGGCGTTCTGGCCTCGTTAGTGACCAGCGGAGCTCCGACTCCCCTCCGTTGGAACCTCGGCCACCGGACTATACAACTGTAAAAGCTCTTTGTCAAATGTCGAACTAGGGGGTGGGACCGATTCGTCCCAGGTAGGCCCAAAAAATGGCATATCCGAGCCCAGAAACGAGGACAGCCGCAATCACCGGTTGCGGGTCCGAAAGACCCCAAACGAGCACTCCGAGGCAGACGTTAAGCGTTACCGCTATGGCGACTATGCCGAGCGCACCCCACTTTCCGCTTCGTCGTCCAAGGCGATGCGTCGTGTGATCGACTCCTCCGATATAGATCGGACGACCTCCGACAACGCGAACGACGATGACGAAGATCACGTCGAAGAGCGGGTAGCTGAGAAGTAGGGCCACCGCCGACAAGTGTGGGATCGTGGGCGGCCCCTGGAGCGCTTGGAGAGTGAGGGCGGCGAGGGCGAAGCCGAGAAGATGGCTCCCGGCGTCGCCCAAAAAGATCCGTGCGGGCGGCGCGTTGTAGACGAGAAAACCGGCCCCGGCGCCCACGAGACCCCACGCGAGGATCAAGTCGACCGGCGCGTGATGGAGGAGGCCGATCGCCACGAACCCGGCCGCGGTGATCGGGACCGTGGCGCCCACGATTCCATCCATCGCGTCGAGGAAGTTGATCGCGTTCAGGAGCGCCACCACACCCAGGATGGCCGCGGCGAGCGTGAGCGGACTCGCGCGGATCCATTCGACCTGGGGCCCCCAGAGCACGAGGCAGAGCGCGGCCGCGAGCTGCCCCGCGAGCTTTCCGAGCGGCGGCATCGGGCGCCGGTCGTCGAGAAGCCCCATTCCGAGGGACAGGGCCGCGCCGATGAAGAAGCCCGGCCGCGGAAGGGCGATTGGAATCGAAAAGAAGGCGCGCCCGAGCGCGGCGGCGAGAAGGAGCGCGAGCGCGACCGCGACGCCGCCGAGAAGCGGCGTCGGCTCCGCGTGAGACTTTCGCGGATCGGGGTGATCCAGGTAACCGGTGGTGCGGGCTATCTTGACGAAAATCGGCGTCGTGAGGAGCGCCGACGCGAACGCGA
This genomic interval carries:
- a CDS encoding undecaprenyl/decaprenyl-phosphate alpha-N-acetylglucosaminyl 1-phosphate transferase, with translation MGHRARGARVEQRRAPQADAEAPALHPRRRLSGPLPFLVVAPLAFASALLTTPIFVKIARTTGYLDHPDPRKSHAEPTPLLGGVAVALALLLAAALGRAFFSIPIALPRPGFFIGAALSLGMGLLDDRRPMPPLGKLAGQLAAALCLVLWGPQVEWIRASPLTLAAAILGVVALLNAINFLDAMDGIVGATVPITAAGFVAIGLLHHAPVDLILAWGLVGAGAGFLVYNAPPARIFLGDAGSHLLGFALAALTLQALQGPPTIPHLSAVALLLSYPLFDVIFVIVVRVVGGRPIYIGGVDHTTHRLGRRSGKWGALGIVAIAVTLNVCLGVLVWGLSDPQPVIAAVLVSGLGYAIFWAYLGRIGPTP
- a CDS encoding class I SAM-dependent methyltransferase, whose amino-acid sequence is MRLQCLAGGPRARGQPAAPPQSDERARHPPLPNPERVSRIVSDVAARRLASLREILMQSDADLRAQFPEYFLTYYSYLRIIRNPARIEHIFQKCREMFHYMECDGKDVLDLGAGFGLEALLVAIYGARRVVATEIDRDMVAVGTYLAEKVDPPATNLESRFGDGIGMEFPAGSFDGVMANCVISHVRDLEGFLREAHRLLRPGGLFFLSDENNSLYLPARPRRRRGWKRMEHEPDGPYFEARRALIGEHFPNLSSNQLLEATRRTRGLVGSEIQAGVRELLETGRVAREPAFRYRDPRDGQYPERELNPFWMMRKFREAGLEPEILPAFLSRGIEVHPRQWIKDFLRFFCSRWPALSVYVWPIMRLRGRKPR
- a CDS encoding sigma-54-dependent Fis family transcriptional regulator, which encodes MSQSSDPLHDKDPAVPDLPELDPLERLSRGLTQWERELLAQPRSPSRPRASTDLERVNHVLQASRQVSGTLDLNELLVRIVDSVVQIAGSDRGFLMLMREDGKLHFEIARSRDQSTLPPEEFQISWSVAEEAAHRRETVWVPDAVGSSLFQDRKSVRELSLRTVVALPILNAGRVLGVLYVDSHSIAHEFTPEDIAILEGFAAQVAVALENARLHEQLKDSKNRLEIENLNLRRALKEESRYGLLVGRSPKMLRVIELLERVIPSQVSVLIQGETGTGKELIARAIHLNGPRRDNNFIAVNCGALPENLLESELFGYRKGAFTGAAEDRVGLFEAADGGTLFLDEVGEMPGTLQVKLLRVLQDSQIRRVGDTVSRRVDFRLVTATNRDLKAEVDAGRFRQDLFYRLNVVPITLPPLRERGEDVLLLAQHFLEFFAKQQTKEIRGLTSESRELLLRHPWLGNVRELENAMARAVALSDNGAMIEPALFGLGPPVTRRWDGQHTLRETLDAVEAETIREALRQCDSNVSRAARALGVSRQHLHNRMNAHGIRRSRILSESAG